The DNA region CCAATGCAGAATCAAACGGACTCTACTCCTCTGAGTACGTCCACTCGTCCTTCTCAGGAGTCCTAGTGGCTCCCATGTGAGCAGTTCCTGTCAAGCTCATCCTATTCCGCTTAGAAAGGCTTTCCACCCAATTCCATCGCGCCATCCCTGGAGATGCATTTGGAGGTAGGCTAAAAGTAATGTGAACAACTTAAACTTTCTAAAGTGCACTCTGGGACCAAGTTTCCTCACTTCTAAAGTGAGTGGCAACAGTGGGTATGTGAGGATCCTCCCGGACACTCAGCAATCCTAAAGCCCTGGGGGGGTTTCTGTCATTCcatcaatatttacatttttttttaacagaagctttaaaaaaaaaaaagcctcaaaaaaacagaaataagactCTAACTCACCGTAAATCTCATTTCAAAAACTCAACATTCTCTTTTCAAAAAAGTCCtttttttaataatatgaaaACATCTAGGAAACATGCAGGAATTATCATGTaactttatattctttaaatactTGAATATTCAAATTTAAATGACACTGTATACCCTAGGATATTTCTGATGGTGCATCACTTGATGGCTCATACAACCCCTTTCATCAAGATAAATTCaaatgcacaggtacacacatagtTTTTGAAGTGCACATAAGAAACCAAAATActgtattaaaattaatttcaagtaCAAGGTGCTTTGTCACAGCTGTTTCAAGCTTTTCTGCAATTGCAGAAAGTCCACATACCTGGTGTAACTTGGAAACAAGTGTCTGACTTATGTCAGTAACAGTGTGATTACTCTGATTTAATTCCTTGCATCTTTGTAAAATGATTTTATGGGCTTATATAACATTAGCATAGACACTTTGTGTGCCTTTCAATCGATTGGAAGTATAGACATTAAGGGTTTCAACATCAGACTAGAAACGAaaagacattatttatttatgctcTGTACTGTATTTTTACATTATTGTTTAAAACTGGTAGGCTGTACCTCACTTATTAAAGCCCAGAGTATTTAATCTACTTGTTATTACGAAGCAATAAAATGACATGAATAGACCTTTATTCTGTGCTGAGTTCTTTCATGGTGACAACAAGCTGTTCACAGCTTTACAGTGTCGCACTGGCTGAAGCTAATAAGAAAAGCAGTGAATTGGGGACGACTCTACAGTTGTCATGGGCTCGTCCCTCTGTCATGGTGGGAAGGGCACATGCCAGGTACTATGAGGATATAAAAAACAGCCTCTATGAGACTGGACCAAAGCTGATGAGTAGacacagggaaataaaaatatataaacatcacTTCAAAACTCTGGTTTTgtcttggagggagggaagaaagtgtCACACATATATCAAATTGGAACAAATATCCTGCAATTACTGTTCAATGCCTTAGCACATTTTAgtcataatatttaaaattattttggtggCTTGATTTACTGAAAAGGAGggatgggttttgtgtgtgtgtgtgtgtgtgtgtgtgtgtgtgtgtgtgtgtgtgtgtgtgaatcaaaAGGCAACATATTTCAAAACTTAAATCCTGCTGATTAGCATCGATCAGCCCACTTGTTAATCAAGCCAGTCTGACTTAATCATTAGGGCAGTGTAACATAAAGGCTATTCACTCCCTGAAATAAGACTCTTTGCAAACCTGCAGCAAAGGAAAACGAAAAGTGCTAGCTTGGGGGTGGCAGTAACTCTGCTCTCATTCTGGGCCAAACACTCCTGTTCCTTAAACAATGAAATAGAATGGAGGCAGGCACTTTATATGTCCCTCCATCACTACCGCACTGAGGGTTACAGGTGTCCCTAGCTCCCACTCCTAAGCCAGAAAACAAAGACTGGGACTTTCATTCTAGAGAACATCCTCCTGCCCAGGAGAACTACACTGGGAGACATTTGGAAGTAGCTGGATAAACTGGCTCAGACTCCTGACAGCTGTAACTACAGAACAGAGATAAATACAGCTATCAAGACTAATTTCAGTGCAAACATTTTTACCAGATTAAATACCAAGTAAGAAACAAAGCGGTAGACTAACCTAACCCAGGGGACACGGGCAGTTAACAACCGCTACCAGGAGGCCTCTCTTCGTGTTACTCACCCTTAAaggctgacattttaaaattgtgttgtATACCAGCAACTACATCCTTCCAAAAATCAAATGTTTTTTGACCTCTGTTCtgctaaaaaaagaaatttccaaaTGTAACAAGTGCAGTAATTCTGCTTCTAAACATTGTGGTAAGCTACAGCAAATCGTTACATGTATCTACTTTAAGGCAGGAATTCCAGTTTTAGAAAACATGACAGACTAATACAGAAATATTCCTTACAATTCACTGCTATAAGTCAACACACAGATAAACATCACTATTACTGCAGTTCCCGTAGCCCAACTAAGGGGAATGTCCACTCATACAGCCCGAATCTACAGAATATCTAACTATACAAGAACTCTACAAAGGTCTATAATTTCTGAAATGACAGAACACACTTCTTACTGCATGATGGTAATACAGGGCCCAAAGCAACTTAGTTCAGAATTCAGGGTCCACTTAACCTGCATTTCTACATAAAAGTCAGTGTTACTGCAGTGGGACGACTGAACTGCTAAATCCAAAATGGAAATCATTttatggaaaattttttccaagctagccaaaaacaaaacaaaacaaaaaacaaaaaaaagaaagaaaaaatttatacCCAAATACACAACTCTACAGCTCTTTGCTTCATAGAAACATTAgcagtgttttctctttatacaaaaagaacacatttatatataattatgcacattacaaaatacaaaagacTGATGATCTGGGCTGAAGTTCAGCAGTAGAGCCCTTGGCTGGAAGCTGAAGAACTTGGGCTTGATCCCCAGGCTTGGAGGGGAGACTTGATACTCCCCTCACCCTCATTCATGCCAGATAAGGAACAGACTCCATTTTATGCTAATAAAAATTACAGTGGCAATATGCACAAATGCTCTAGGGCCCCTGAGGAAAATCCCCAccatcaaaccaaaccaaaaatcttTCTTGCTCaatgaaaatattcacaaatgtCTGACTGTGATTCTCATTTTCGTAAGTCACTTATATACTTAACggtgattttaaaatacaatgtatgcaaaaagcaaagaaatactgACATGCAAACCCAGTTACATTCATAGATCTTAAGTCTACATATAAATTGTCAAATTATGAGATTTATTTCATCTGGGCAGGCACAAAGcaaaagattaattaaaaaaatttgcCTCATGTTTCTGGTTTGAATTTTAGAATTCATAAGACATATGGAATTCTTCTTAATTAAttgtactgctttttttttttttttaaatctgctaatgaaagcaagaaaatatttgtttagaGCATATTATGTTGCCTTTTTCTAGAGTTTTATGCCCCCTACTGGAGAAGAGGGTGTCCTTTTCTTgacaaaacttttttaaaaagggtaccattatttaattttccaaaaatattttcgACCAATTTCACCATGTTTTGCTTACTTGGTCACCTCCGAAACCACCCAAAGCAAACAGAGTGAAATCTCTATCCAAGAGTTACACATAATTAACTCCTCTTACTTATGACTAAATacagttttctggtttttttgttaaAAATCCCGAGTGCCCACTCACCTTTGTTAAAGAGTCCACCACTCTGGCACACAGAAGAGCCCCTGGCAGGTCAAAGTAGTTATCATAGAAATAACACTTtcctaaaacaagcaaacaaacaaaatcagtgcCCCTGCTtgtggaaaacagaaaaacacgTGTGAGCAGAATCTGGATGCTCATTTAACTGTCTGCAAAGCCTCCACTTTACGTTCGGTGTTTTGGAGGCGGGGGAAGAGGTGTGAGTGTATAGTCTGCATCTGCAAGTGGAGGCCAGATGACAATGGGTGTCAGCATACAACATTCCTCAGGCACCATGCACCATTTGTTTTTAAGGACATGGGGCTTCCGTGCGTTCCCACTTCCAAGCACTGGGACCACACGTGCATGTGGTACCACGCCAGGGTTTCTAAAGGTGacttctggagattgaactctgatcctccctTGCCTTTTTAATTCAAATTGGTATTGCTACAGCCTAtcctttttttcatattttaaagatttattttttcaatgaaGTGTGTTTGAGCactgtctctgtatgtatgtatgcactaCATGAGTACATGGTGCCTGTGGAGGGCAAAAGAGGGTGTAAGAGCCCctgaactagagttatagacagctgtgacctgggacctgaacccaggcccttggatagaatgagtgctcttaactgctgagccatttccccagtccccATCCTCATCTTTTGAGGAATATTTAAGTTCCAATTATACTAAAAAAAAGCTGAAACATGACATCTGTaagtttaacattttattaaaacacatttcAATGGCAAAATATATCTCAGAAAAAAGTATATTATAACTATAAAATGCAATATGAAGAAGCCATAATATATTACTAGTTATCAAATTTCATAACAATCAAATCTAACATTAGAGTCCTATGAAATGGTCTCCAGAAACTGCCCTAATACCTGTGTTGATTAGCCCATGAAAACACTGCATTCAACTTTCATGCTACTTCAGACAGACCGGAAAACCTGAGAACATCCACAGTAATGACAGGGAAAAAAGTCATGCCACATGAGTGGACTGTATTAGAAAAACTCAAGACTATGGGATACTCCAGGGTCTGAGAAGAGGAATAAGTTTATTCTGTATGGCCTTGGAGtaaatcaaacccaaggccttccTTGGCACATCTGTCACCTTTGGATTTCCACGTCCCAAGCAACTCTTCTGATGGTCCACGTTGCATCCCTGTGACCCAACATCTGACTGCAGCTGTGCTGCTGAGCATCATCACACAACAGATACAACAGAGTCCAGTCACACGCTTTCCCTTAAAGGCCTTGGAACCACATGGCCCAGATGGCCAACTCAACTAACTCGCCTCAACCTCCCTGAAATCTCAGTGAAATCCAGAACCCATCGTTCCCTATTTCTATAAGACTGTAAGACTATGTAAGCATAGTCTAATTGCACTGTGGAACCATTAGACCTTTTTTCTTCATACTTCTCTATACCTATAAAATTTTACTTGTGGgatgggagaaggctcagtggttaagagcatgcactattcttccagaggacctgagtttaatctcagcactcatgaTTCCAAACACCTGCAACTCAGCTCCAGGGTGtcttgacaccctcttctggccattgtGTGCACCTGCACTTAAaacgttttatttttaaaagaggcgGCCCTTTATTGTGTATCAGTCATGTGTATACCCATGTGGGGCACCAgagagaagaactggtaaggttgttGCAAGTTTAGAACCCCAGTAAGTCAGTAAATCTCATAACTGAGAATGGCAGGCATTCAAACTAGCTCCGACCAGgtttctgtcctggaacacttGACCACAGcaccccactaagaggaccatgacaacaGGTCACATAGTACAGAACCTAGAGTtcttcatgctaatgaggtatctagatggtCCCCaagtgtttagccaatgagcttcccttcctgggcatccttTCCTGCAAAAAAGTGGGGAGCCCTTCCTCACACAGAATGGCATCCAAGTCTCCTTCCAAACTCCTCACACTCACTTGGAGCCAAGCTGGACACACCCCATCACACCCACGCCTCACAGACCCCAGCAGTGCATATGCTCACAGGAGTTTGAGAAACACAGCATCTGTCCCAGCCCCTGCCATTTCTCATCCAGAGAAACGTAAGTTGGAACCCCTATCTTAGACTGCATTTCCCCTCCCCTGAGCGGCATGTTGGTGGCCACCCCTCCAGCAAGTTAGAAACATAGCCTAATGTCCCTGCCCCtgcatttcccctccccttaTCAACAGGCACATCCATGGTGTTCAGATACCCCAGTGGTGAGGCAGAAACACAGAATGACAATCCTAGGCTCTGCACACCTGGATGACAATTTTGCCTAACAAACCAAGTAATATTTGACTAATTCAAAATCACCAAGATGCACATGGGGAAATGAAGCAGAAGGAGCTGTCAATTCAGAGAAAGAGTATCCTTGGGTGGGTACACAGTGAGCAAATGAGTCTGTCATAACTGGGTACTTACTTTTTCATAGCTGTggaatattttgctttaaaaaatattcaagattTTGAATAGCTTCTGAAGCAAAACACTTAGCTATGTGCTTAGCTTTCCttggaaacaggaagaaattaCTTAACAGGGCTTTCTGCTCTTGGGAATTGAACATACAACTTCACACGTAGGTATACTCTACTAGTGGGGGTTGTTCCCAGCCAAAGCCAACAATTCATTATCATTATTTGGGAAGCAAATTTGACTTAGATGTGCTAAAGCATCCAATACTGAACTCTAAGGCAAAATCTCATTTTCCTTACCCACTGACTTTGTCAAACCCACCCATACCTCCTAATACTTTCAACCCACCAGAAAGActtaaacaaaaatctcaaaagaagtcaCATCTAAGAAGGTCACACAACAGTAACAAACAAATGTTAGCTCTTTTTAGGTTATCACAGGTCTGAAAGGTGCGCTTTAACACTCTAGAGTGGCAGAAAGAGCAGAAGCTTaaggcagagagaacagagaaacagtCTAATTTTAATGAGGACTCCCTGTCCATAAAAAGATCTTAACCACTTCAAATCAATCCATGCATACCTACGTaagtaaataatttctaaaatatttcttgtttAGCTTTGGTAAAGCTCTTCACAGACTTAAGAAGAGCATGTGGAgtcattttagaataaaaatcagGGGCAGGAGATAGGGCTGTCTTCAAGGAAGCAGAATCTAAGGGGCAGGAGTACCGGGCAGTGGAGATATGAAAACATGGGAGACATGGAAACTGAGGACAGAGCATGTTACTAACTGCTGCATAAAGAACCTCCAGCTAAGGGATGCACCATCTTCAGGGTGGTCCTTTTACTTCAGAACAAACACGAGTAAAAGGAGATTTAAGGAAAGCTTCATCACACCAGGGGAAATGTTCCTTGAACTAATGCTGAACTAATACCAAACAGAAACCAGACACATCTGAAAAATAATATATCCTAGTGCTATAAAGTTAAATCCATTCCTTTGGACATCTTGCTTGGCCAGAGGGGACAGAGGTGCTTGTGTCCTCATACTGCAGTAACAGGCTGAAAGTGAAGCAGCGTGAGTGAGGGATGAGCCCTACCTGAGCAGCAAGGAATGTTGTCTGACACACAGGGCTTGTCTGATGTACAGCGTTTGTCTGACACACAGTGCCTCCACTCCTTCTTGCCATAGGCTTCAGCCAGTGCCTCTGGAGTCATCATCTTGGTGCCATGGCTTGCCCTGTTGACAAGAGAAGACTGCAGAGTGCTACAGTTCCCTTGATTACATCTGTGATGACACCGAAACCACTGAACACCAATCCTACTAGACTTAACATGTGAtaatcctgccttagcctcctgagtgctacccATGGGCCACCGTGTTCaactattgtttttgtttttatgtatctgGTTTTCAGCTGGGTTGATCTCAACCACTCTAGGATTCTATAAGCCCTTCACTGTCATAGCATAACAGCCAACAGAACATACACTTAAGGCAGAAAACACTGCCAAAGTCACACAAGTCAAAGTAGATCAGTTCAAAGCTCACTGTCCAGATGCTCTGGGATTTCTATCACAGCCCTGGCTCTTCCACTTCTAGCCTATCCACTAGCAAATGAGGAGGAGCTTCCCTATGCAAGGGTACTGCTGCAGAAGGTCCTGTCATTTTGTAGAGAAGCTGTGGTGTCATCAAAAGATGAGACAAAGCCagtgtggcagcacatgctttGAATCCCAGCTCCTCCAGAGGGTAAGGTCAGAGGCCCACAGGTTTAAAGCCCTTGGGAATGTATACTAGTGGTAGGAAACTAGTCTAGTGAATGTGTGGTCCTGGATTCTAACTCCagtaacatgcacacacacacacacacacacacacacacacacacacacacacacacacacacacacacacacacagcaagagcaAAACACATATCCAACTGGAACAATTAGGAGACAACGAAGTAGACTGGGTGGAAAGGGTGACTTTGGTAGCAGGTTGGAATATGAGCCACATCAGCTCCACAGAATGGTAAGCACCCAGCACCAAGGGCTTGTGGAAACAAGAGTGGACAATCTATACACACAaggacacatacataaataagatCAACAAACACACTGGAATCACACTAGCAAGCAGCAGCCAGAGGAATGTACCAAACAGAACAGGATATAGAAAGAGCTAGGTTCTATGCTGCTCAGAATATTGCTTCTGTTTTACTAGGGCCATGTTAGGGGACTCTCACTTTTCACCATGTGAAAGTTGatattttatatagttctttAAGAACATATAGTGTATTTAATTTTGGTTGGAAAATAATCTGAAggggaaaatgaagaaatgaaggagacCTAATGAGGATGAAAACACACAGAGTTCTCCTCTTTAGAGGCTGACACTTCAGAAGACTGGGTCAAGATGGAGGAAGTCTACAGGCAAACACAAGCAGACAAATATCTACAGTATAGGATCAAAGACATCATCAAGGAGATAAAGTGTGCTAGAAGATCTTCAGGTTATTCAGAAATTAAattgggagagacagagactgggcaCACA from Mus pahari chromosome 9, PAHARI_EIJ_v1.1, whole genome shotgun sequence includes:
- the Nt5dc1 gene encoding 5'-nucleotidase domain-containing protein 1 isoform X3, whose amino-acid sequence is MAQHFSLAACDVVGFDLDHTLCRYNLPESSRLIYNSFAQFLVKEKGYDEGLLTLTPEDWDFCCKGLALDLEDGTFIKLAADGTVLRASHGTKMMTPEALAEAYGKKEWRHCVSDKRCTSDKPCVSDNIPCCSGKCYFYDNYFDLPGALLCARVVDSLTKNRGQKTFDFWKDVVAGIQHNFKMSAFKGE
- the Nt5dc1 gene encoding 5'-nucleotidase domain-containing protein 1 isoform X2, which gives rise to MAQHFSLAACDVVGFDLDHTLCRYNLPESSRLIYNSFAQFLVKEKGYDEGLLTLTPEDWDFCCKGLALDLEDGTFIKLAADGTVLRASHGTKMMTPEALAEAYGKKEWRHCVSDKRCTSDKPCVSDNIPCCSGKCYFYDNYFDLPGALLCARVVDSLTKQNRGQKTFDFWKDVVAGIQHNFKMSAFKGE